In Dromaius novaehollandiae isolate bDroNov1 chromosome 2, bDroNov1.hap1, whole genome shotgun sequence, one DNA window encodes the following:
- the DEK gene encoding protein DEK isoform X1, translating to MSSVASSKEDTMSSEKADEKEPETENKAEESDEDEEDEEEEEEEKEKSLIVEGKREKKKVDRLTMQVSSLQKEPFTITPGKGQKLCEIERIQFFLSKKKTDELRNLHKLLYNRPGTVASLKKNVGQFSGFPFEKGSDQYKKKEEMLKKFRNAMLKSICEVLDLERSGVNSELVTRILNFLMHPKSSGKPLPKSKKTPSKGGKKERSSTGTTRKTKRTKCPEILSDESSSEEDEKKEKDDSSEEKESEEEPPRKASKREKSKKMPSKTKKAVKGANVKKADSSTTKKSQNTSRKESESEDSSDDEPLIKKLKKPPTDEELKETVKKLLANANLEEVTMKQICKEVYETYPSYDLSDRKDFIKKTVKECLDLMTKLHRSGCPRGTAGRLDSFGSPYWGLQIRHH from the exons ATGTCTTCTGTTGCTTCGTCAAAAGAAGACACAATGTCGTctgaaaaagcagatgagaaagaacctgaaactgaaaacaaagctGAGGAAAGTGATGAGGATgaagaggatgaagaggaggaagaagaagaaaagg AAAAGAGTCTCATTgttgaaggaaaaagagagaaaaagaaagtagacCGATTGACCATGCAGGTGTCCTCCTTACAAAAGGAACCTTTTACAATTACACCAG GAAAAGGACAAAAACTCTGTGAAATTGAAAGGATACAGTTCTTTTTGAGTAAAAAGAAGACAGATGAACTTAGGAACCTACACAAACTCCTCTACAACAGGCCAGGCACC GTTGCTTCCCTAAAGAAGAATGTGGGTCAGTTCAGTGGGTTTCCATTTGAAAAAGGAAGTGACCaatataaaaaaaaggaagaaatgttaaaaaa gtttAGAAATGCAATGTTGAAAAGTATCTGTGAAGTTCTTGATTTGGAGAGATCAGGAGTTAACAGTGAACTGGTAACCAGAATCTTAAACTTTTTAATGCATCCGAAGTCTTCGGGCAAG CCATTGCCAAAGTCCAAAAAAACACCAAGCAAAGGTGGCAAAAAAGAACGCAGTAGCACCGGAACAACGAGAAAAACAAAACGCACCAAATGTCCAGAGATCTTGTCAGATGAATCTAGCAGTGAAGaagatgaaaagaaggaaaaggatgactcttcagaagaaaaggaaagtgaaGAGGAG CCCCCTAGGAAAGcatctaaaagagaaaaatctaaaaagATGCCTTCTAAAACCAAGAAAGCTGTGAAGGGTGCTAATGTCAAGAAGGCAGATAGCAGCACTACTAAAAAGAGTCAGAACACTTCTAGAAAAG AGAGTGAATCTGAGGATAGTTCAGATGATGaacctttaattaaaaagttgaAGAAGCCACCTACAGATGAAGAGCTTAAGGAAACTGTCAAGAAGTTGTTGGCTAATGCAAATTTGGAGGAGGTCACAATGAAACAAATTTGCAAGGAG GTGTATGAAACCTATCCTAGTTATGATTTATCTGACAGGaaagacttcattaaaaaaacagtcAAAGAG TGTCTTGACTTGATGACCAAACTTCACAGAAGTGGGTGTCCAAGAGGTACAGCTGGGAGGCTCGATAGCTTTGGAAGTCCATACTGGGGCCTCCAGATCAGGCACCACTGA
- the DEK gene encoding protein DEK isoform X2, whose translation MSSVASSKEDTMSSEKADEKEPETENKAEESDEDEEDEEEEEEEKEKSLIVEGKREKKKVDRLTMQVSSLQKEPFTITPGKGQKLCEIERIQFFLSKKKTDELRNLHKLLYNRPGTVASLKKNVGQFSGFPFEKGSDQYKKKEEMLKKFRNAMLKSICEVLDLERSGVNSELVTRILNFLMHPKSSGKPLPKSKKTPSKGGKKERSSTGTTRKTKRTKCPEILSDESSSEEDEKKEKDDSSEEKESEEEPPRKASKREKSKKMPSKTKKAVKGANVKKADSSTTKKSQNTSRKESESEDSSDDEPLIKKLKKPPTDEELKETVKKLLANANLEEVTMKQICKEVYETYPSYDLSDRKDFIKKTVKELIS comes from the exons ATGTCTTCTGTTGCTTCGTCAAAAGAAGACACAATGTCGTctgaaaaagcagatgagaaagaacctgaaactgaaaacaaagctGAGGAAAGTGATGAGGATgaagaggatgaagaggaggaagaagaagaaaagg AAAAGAGTCTCATTgttgaaggaaaaagagagaaaaagaaagtagacCGATTGACCATGCAGGTGTCCTCCTTACAAAAGGAACCTTTTACAATTACACCAG GAAAAGGACAAAAACTCTGTGAAATTGAAAGGATACAGTTCTTTTTGAGTAAAAAGAAGACAGATGAACTTAGGAACCTACACAAACTCCTCTACAACAGGCCAGGCACC GTTGCTTCCCTAAAGAAGAATGTGGGTCAGTTCAGTGGGTTTCCATTTGAAAAAGGAAGTGACCaatataaaaaaaaggaagaaatgttaaaaaa gtttAGAAATGCAATGTTGAAAAGTATCTGTGAAGTTCTTGATTTGGAGAGATCAGGAGTTAACAGTGAACTGGTAACCAGAATCTTAAACTTTTTAATGCATCCGAAGTCTTCGGGCAAG CCATTGCCAAAGTCCAAAAAAACACCAAGCAAAGGTGGCAAAAAAGAACGCAGTAGCACCGGAACAACGAGAAAAACAAAACGCACCAAATGTCCAGAGATCTTGTCAGATGAATCTAGCAGTGAAGaagatgaaaagaaggaaaaggatgactcttcagaagaaaaggaaagtgaaGAGGAG CCCCCTAGGAAAGcatctaaaagagaaaaatctaaaaagATGCCTTCTAAAACCAAGAAAGCTGTGAAGGGTGCTAATGTCAAGAAGGCAGATAGCAGCACTACTAAAAAGAGTCAGAACACTTCTAGAAAAG AGAGTGAATCTGAGGATAGTTCAGATGATGaacctttaattaaaaagttgaAGAAGCCACCTACAGATGAAGAGCTTAAGGAAACTGTCAAGAAGTTGTTGGCTAATGCAAATTTGGAGGAGGTCACAATGAAACAAATTTGCAAGGAG GTGTATGAAACCTATCCTAGTTATGATTTATCTGACAGGaaagacttcattaaaaaaacagtcAAAGAG TTGATTTCATGA